One Salvia splendens isolate huo1 chromosome 12, SspV2, whole genome shotgun sequence genomic window carries:
- the LOC121758079 gene encoding uncharacterized protein LOC121758079 isoform X1 produces the protein MAERDDEEKKNIVDTTNIVDTTAQEGEEAENLPIEAPIDVDMCVENQRPSQQKEEEIIKKKYGGLPAKKPPLISKDHERAFFDSADWALGKKSKGPIEALRPKLQSPHHQARARSPCAPADDAEGDSIDQQDDGDVNSGISLEAGENVQG, from the exons ATGGCCGAGAGAGACGATgaagagaagaaaaatattGTGGACACTACTAATATTGTGGACACTACTGCTCAAGAAGGTGAGGAGGCTGAGAATTTGCCGATAGAAGCGCCAATAGATGTCGATATGTGTGTTGAAAACCAAAGGCCCTCACAGCAAAAGGAG GAGGAGATCATCAAGAAGAAGTATGGTGGCTTGCCAGCGAAGAAGCCCCCTTTGATCTCTAAG GATCATGAACGCGCTTTCTTTGACTCCGCGGATTGGGCTTTGGGCAAA AAGAGTAAAGGACCAATCGAGGCTCTTCGACCTAAACTGCA GTCGCCTCACCACCAAGCGCGTGCAAGGTCACCCTGTGCCCCTGCAGACGACGCTGAAGGTGACAGCATCGATCAACAAGACGATGGTGATGTGAACAGCGGCATTTCTTTAGAGGCAGGTGAGAATGTGCAGGGATGA
- the LOC121757549 gene encoding uncharacterized protein LOC121757549: MTRRRVHVKRNDGDKLRAICKGQVYEWYVYLRKLETHTGKDYVVMNMQRDHAHTCSQVLDSKWLTAKWLGERYMEKIKVNPHIPLAAIRQCVDEDFGLKIGRMKVYRAREHALEGIFGSAATQYRNLFYYKAKLERTYPDSSIHIHYENTRDSGTVGLRFLRFYCCLGPLKKGWMQLCRPIIFFDACFLRGMYKGQLMTAMGIDPNNGWWPIAWAVTDAESYVQ, from the coding sequence ATGACCAGAAGGCGGGTGCACGTGAAAAGAAATGACGGCGACAAACTTCGTGCGATTTGTAAAGGGCAAGTCTATGAGTGGTATGTGTACTTGAGGAAGCTCGAAACACACACCGGTAAGGATTATGTGGTGATGAATATGCAACGCGATCACGCGCACACATGCTCTCAGGTGTTGGATTCGAAGTGGCTGACGGCAAAGTGGCTAGGTGAGCGTTACATGGAGAAGATCAAAGTCAACCCTCACATTCCACTGGCAGCTATACGACAGTGTGTCGATGAAGATTTTGGGCTGAAGATAGGTAGGATGAAGGTATATCGGGCCAGAGAGCACGCACTGGAAGGCATATTCGGCTCTGCGGCAACCCAATATAGAAACTTGTTCTACTACAAAGCCAAATTGGAGCGGACGTACCCTGATTCCAGCATACATATACATTATGAGAATACGAGGGATTCTGGCACCGTGGGTTTGAGATTCCTGAGGTTCTACTGCTGTCTAGGACCATTGAAAAAGGGATGGATGCAGTTATGTCGGCCAATTATCTTCTTCGACGCTTGTTTCTTGCGAGGAATGTACAAAGGACAACTCATGACAGCAATGGGAATTGATCCCAACAATGGCTGGTGGCCGATTGCTTGGGCTGTGACTGATGCCGAGAGTTATGTCCAGTGA
- the LOC121757550 gene encoding uncharacterized protein LOC121757550, with protein sequence MAAVISILHTGLVKLIVEEFPESEHRFCVQHIYNNFKKRFVGENFKDRLWEIAVSTTLEHYVDKMDALQTEYPQAHQWLSGIALAREKAIISMLEDIRTSQMERIQIIGQWIKIYDHAVPPVIKELVDKWYAWASSWRATWNGQSLYQVTGPSGQYVVNMRNFTWQLSGIPCTHAIATINKHGDDVTRYVSRYYLKSTMIMLCENVLYPINRVDNWPKTTSDGVLELAPPRSKQQRGRPKKLRCEEPQIHLHADGGESLRRTFVMKCRRCGQEGHNRRTCSNDPGTDARSQVGETSQHNGSRERGESTLPESSNNRRRQDPNVSDPGPSTRTKTQP encoded by the exons ATGGCCGCCGTGATTTCAATATTACATACT GGCCTTGTAAAGTTGATTGTTGAGGAATTCCCAGAGAGCGAGCATCGCTTCTGTGTTCAGCACAtatacaacaatttcaagaagagATTTGTCGGAGAAAATTTCAAAGACCGGTTGTGGGAGATTGCCGTGAGTACCACCCTCGAACATTACGTCGACAAGATGGATGCTCTGCAGACCGAGTATCCCCAAGCACATCAGTGGCTTTCTGGA ATTGCATTGGCTCGAGAGAAAGCAATTATCAGCATGTTGGAGGACATTCGAACAAGTCAAATGGAAAGGATTCAGATCATAGGCCAGTGGATCAAAATCTACGATCACGCAGTCCCTCCTGTTATCAAGGAGCTTGTGGATAAGTGGTACGCGTGGGCTTCATCGTGGAGGGCTACATGGAACGGACAGTCTTTGTACCAAGTAACTGGGCCGTCTGGCCAATATGTTGTCAACATGCGCAATTTTACATGGCAGCTATCCGGAATCCCGTGCACTCATGCTATCGCAACAATCAACAAGCATGGCGATGATGTGACGCGATACGTCTCCCGCTATTATTTGAAGTCAACAATGATCATGCTGTGCGAGAATGTCCTTTACCCAATCAATAGGGTGGACAATTGGCCTAAGACTACTTCTGATGGTGTGTTGGAACTGGCGCCCCCGAGGTCAAAGCAACAGCGTGGTAGGCCGAAGAAACTGAGGTGCGAGGAGCCCCAGATTCATCTTCATGCGGACGGAGGTGAGTCATTGCGAAGAACCTTCGTGATGAAATGCCGTCGGTGCGGTCAAGAAGGTCATAATAGGAGGACATGCAGCAATGATCCTGGGACAGATGCTCGTTCTCAGGTTGGGGAGACTTCGCAGCACAACGGGTCGCGTGAGCGTGGTGAGAGTACTTTGCCTGAATCGTCAAACAATCGCCGACGCCAAGAT CCTAATGTTTCGGATCCGGGACCTAGCACTCGGACCAAGACTCAGCCTTAG
- the LOC121758079 gene encoding uncharacterized protein LOC121758079 isoform X3 produces the protein MAERDDEEKKNIVDTTNIVDTTAQEGEEAENLPIEAPIDVDMCVENQRPSQQKEEEIIKKKYGGLPAKKPPLISKDHERAFFDSADWALGKKSKGPIEALRPKLQAVASPPSACKVTLCPCRRR, from the exons ATGGCCGAGAGAGACGATgaagagaagaaaaatattGTGGACACTACTAATATTGTGGACACTACTGCTCAAGAAGGTGAGGAGGCTGAGAATTTGCCGATAGAAGCGCCAATAGATGTCGATATGTGTGTTGAAAACCAAAGGCCCTCACAGCAAAAGGAG GAGGAGATCATCAAGAAGAAGTATGGTGGCTTGCCAGCGAAGAAGCCCCCTTTGATCTCTAAG GATCATGAACGCGCTTTCTTTGACTCCGCGGATTGGGCTTTGGGCAAA AAGAGTAAAGGACCAATCGAGGCTCTTCGACCTAAACTGCAG GCCGTCGCCTCACCACCAAGCGCGTGCAAGGTCACCCTGTGCCCCTGCAGACGACGCTGA
- the LOC121757548 gene encoding troponin C, slow skeletal and cardiac muscles-like: MLHVSGSTSIISGPRPYLPYVGDAGGDGDEDNGVGGFFLRREELREKDAPAELRFRFEGLKVKRRLQWEEKREDKRHDVSVTSIRIGVSSTVHAAGKWNNLWGKNREKSNLSEAVHSCIENSEKIPLAEINSILNRVGMVGLDDCENKSNLGEEDLVGLFEEEEPSFEEIKETFKVFDVDEDGFVGAADLQRVVRSLGLKEHCSLDECREMIKPFDQNSDGFIDFHEFVTFMEKCLC; this comes from the exons ATGCTGCATGTTTCTGGGTCTACGTCGATTATCTCCGGTCCTCGACCGTATCTACCGTATGTAGGTGATGCCGGAGGTGATGGTGACGAAGACAATGGCGTTGGCGGCTTCTTTTTGCGCCGTGAAGAACTACGGGAGAAGGACGCTCCAGCGGAACTTCGGTTCCGTTTTGAAG GTCTGAAGGTGAAGAGGCGTCTACAGTgggaagagaagagagaggacaAAAGACATGATGTTTCTGTCACATCAATTAGGATTGGTGTCTCATCCACAGTACATGCAGCAG GGAAATGGAATAATTTGTGGGGaaaaaacagagaaaaatccaaTCTTTCAGAGGCAGTCCACAGCTGCATAGAAAACTCTGAAAAAATCCCATTGGCAGAAATCAATTCGATTTTGAATAGAGTTGGAATGGTGGGATTGGATGATTGTGAGAATAAGAGCAATCTAGGTGAAGAAGATTTAGTGGGGCTGTTTGAGGAGGAAGAGCCCAGTTTTGAGGAGATTAAGGAGACATTTAAGGTGTTTGATGTGGACGAGGATGGCTTTGTCGGCGCTGCAGATTTGCAGAGAGTTGTCCGTAGCTTAGGTTTGAAGGAACATTGCAGTTTGGATGAATGCAGGGAGATGATCAAACCTTTTGATCAAAATAGTGATGGATTCATTGATTTTCATGAATTTGTCACTTTCATGGAGAAATGTCTGTGCTAG
- the LOC121758079 gene encoding uncharacterized protein LOC121758079 isoform X2: MAERDDEEKKNIVDTTNIVDTTAQEGEEAENLPIEAPIDVDMCVENQRPSQQKEEEIIKKKYGGLPAKKPPLISKDHERAFFDSADWALGKKSKGPIEALRPKLQRVQGHPVPLQTTLKVTASINKTMVM, from the exons ATGGCCGAGAGAGACGATgaagagaagaaaaatattGTGGACACTACTAATATTGTGGACACTACTGCTCAAGAAGGTGAGGAGGCTGAGAATTTGCCGATAGAAGCGCCAATAGATGTCGATATGTGTGTTGAAAACCAAAGGCCCTCACAGCAAAAGGAG GAGGAGATCATCAAGAAGAAGTATGGTGGCTTGCCAGCGAAGAAGCCCCCTTTGATCTCTAAG GATCATGAACGCGCTTTCTTTGACTCCGCGGATTGGGCTTTGGGCAAA AAGAGTAAAGGACCAATCGAGGCTCTTCGACCTAAACTGCAG CGCGTGCAAGGTCACCCTGTGCCCCTGCAGACGACGCTGAAGGTGACAGCATCGATCAACAAGACGATGGTGATGTGA